A window of the Pyrodictium abyssi genome harbors these coding sequences:
- a CDS encoding secondary thiamine-phosphate synthase enzyme YjbQ, which translates to MRVVVREFTVTSSSRFEVIDITTKVETIVQNSGIRNGLCLVFVPHATAAIIANEAEPGLLSDYIDFLKETFKPDYKWRHNRIDDNAHAHLASAVIGPSRVFPVMNGRLVRGTWQNILLIELDGPRTRRVIVEIMGE; encoded by the coding sequence ATGCGTGTCGTTGTTAGAGAGTTTACGGTTACTAGTAGTAGCCGCTTTGAAGTCATAGACATAACTACTAAGGTGGAGACCATCGTGCAGAACTCGGGCATTAGAAATGGGCTATGCCTCGTCTTCGTACCCCACGCTACAGCAGCTATCATCGCTAACGAGGCTGAGCCCGGGCTGCTTAGCGACTATATAGATTTCCTGAAGGAGACTTTCAAGCCCGACTATAAGTGGAGACACAATAGAATAGATGATAATGCTCACGCACATCTCGCGTCTGCTGTGATCGGCCCATCCAGGGTATTCCCAGTTATGAATGGAAGGCTTGTCAGAGGAACTTGGCAGAACATCCTTCTAATCGAACTCGACGGGCCCAGAACAAGGAGAGTCATAGTAGAGATAATGGGTGAGTAA
- a CDS encoding thioredoxin family protein — MKGIEEIAERIKKLVDRKIEQIEQELGDPLYYAGKDFDELIEKYPVAVVEFAAPWCNPCKAYTPVFRRVARRLMKEYSGRVVFMYLDTDQLPEIADRYNIENIPTTIIFVNGHVADVIMGATQESRLEEKVRSILEEVAK, encoded by the coding sequence ATGAAAGGTATTGAAGAGATAGCAGAGCGGATCAAGAAGCTCGTAGATAGGAAGATAGAGCAGATTGAACAAGAGCTAGGTGACCCACTGTACTACGCTGGAAAAGACTTCGACGAGCTAATCGAGAAATACCCTGTAGCAGTAGTGGAGTTTGCCGCACCCTGGTGTAATCCATGTAAAGCCTACACACCAGTATTCCGAAGAGTTGCACGCAGGCTCATGAAGGAGTACAGCGGGAGAGTAGTCTTCATGTACCTGGACACGGACCAGCTGCCTGAGATAGCCGATAGGTACAACATAGAAAACATACCCACAACGATCATATTCGTCAATGGACACGTAGCCGACGTGATCATGGGCGCGACGCAGGAATCCCGGCTCGAAGAAAAGGTGCGAAGCATACTCGAAGAAGTAGCGAAGTAA
- a CDS encoding BtpA/SgcQ family protein, giving the protein MRIEDGTEPMKIPLLGFKPLIGVVHLPPTTSSPRGYGNIDRMVDYVVNEVGKLEEAGFDAVIIENYGDKPFSVNAYDEILAAVLSVVVREAVKSTRLPVGVNILRNNARLALAIAYATGAKFIRINAYCETRLSPEGILTPLARDIEQIRKHLDRNILVFADIDVKHSYPVGQHDIGAVLNDCVERGYMDAIIASGQATSKPPEPGYVAFIKRNSPKPVLLGSGLRVDNIQLYWNVVDGFIVGSSIKYEGKASNSIDPKKARELALIVNGLRRKTLDA; this is encoded by the coding sequence ATGAGGATAGAGGATGGCACTGAGCCGATGAAAATACCTCTACTCGGCTTCAAGCCGCTCATAGGTGTAGTTCATCTGCCGCCTACTACCTCCTCGCCAAGAGGATACGGGAACATAGACCGCATGGTAGACTATGTGGTAAACGAAGTAGGCAAGCTCGAAGAAGCCGGGTTTGATGCAGTAATAATAGAAAACTATGGAGATAAGCCATTTAGTGTAAATGCATACGATGAGATACTTGCAGCGGTGCTTAGCGTCGTAGTAAGAGAAGCAGTCAAATCAACTAGGCTACCAGTTGGCGTAAACATTCTCCGCAATAACGCGAGACTGGCACTTGCAATAGCATATGCCACTGGCGCCAAGTTCATAAGAATAAACGCGTACTGTGAAACACGGTTATCGCCTGAAGGCATTCTCACGCCGCTAGCTAGGGACATAGAGCAGATAAGGAAGCATCTAGACAGGAACATTCTCGTGTTTGCCGATATAGATGTGAAGCATAGCTACCCAGTAGGACAGCATGATATAGGGGCGGTGTTAAATGATTGTGTAGAACGCGGGTACATGGATGCCATAATAGCGAGCGGCCAGGCCACATCTAAACCGCCGGAGCCGGGCTATGTTGCATTCATTAAGCGTAACTCGCCAAAGCCTGTCCTACTCGGGAGCGGGCTAAGAGTAGACAATATACAGCTCTACTGGAACGTTGTAGACGGCTTCATAGTAGGATCTTCGATAAAATATGAGGGTAAGGCAAGCAATAGCATTGACCCCAAAAAAGCGAGAGAGCTGGCTTTAATAGTAAATGGGCTTCGTCGTAAAACACTAGATGCGTAG
- a CDS encoding methylenetetrahydrofolate reductase, giving the protein MRILGELEPSKNGEKLAKRVEKLMPVVDAIDIPEAPMGKPIAHAAVLASYIKAKYGIDTVPHIRVIDVNTVGLLSILGGLKATGVGEAVLLRGDAPVIGSEVRDLSVETAAEIAVEKLGRNPQLGAMVSLRYPLEAITNRLNAPLSFYLLLRPGYSLEKLRQVSQLARSLGKQLYAYVIIASSKNYDKLKNMLADQPVYSVEEATKFVEKIKDLVDGILVSSPGDVDAIGEAARRIKRELGLSLR; this is encoded by the coding sequence ATGAGAATCCTAGGAGAGCTAGAGCCATCTAAAAACGGTGAAAAACTGGCTAAAAGAGTCGAGAAACTCATGCCAGTAGTGGACGCGATAGATATACCAGAGGCTCCCATGGGGAAACCTATAGCACATGCAGCAGTACTAGCATCCTACATTAAAGCCAAGTATGGGATAGACACCGTACCCCACATAAGAGTCATAGACGTGAACACGGTAGGACTCCTAAGCATTCTAGGCGGCCTAAAGGCTACCGGAGTAGGCGAAGCAGTCCTACTCCGAGGAGATGCCCCAGTAATAGGCAGCGAGGTAAGAGATCTCTCAGTAGAGACAGCGGCGGAAATAGCCGTAGAGAAGCTAGGCAGGAATCCCCAGCTAGGCGCAATGGTAAGCCTAAGATACCCTCTAGAGGCGATAACAAATAGATTAAACGCCCCTCTAAGCTTCTACCTATTACTCCGTCCAGGCTACTCACTAGAAAAACTAAGGCAAGTGAGCCAGCTAGCTAGGAGCCTTGGCAAGCAGCTCTACGCGTACGTAATAATAGCAAGCAGCAAGAACTATGACAAGCTAAAGAATATGCTTGCTGATCAACCAGTCTATAGCGTTGAAGAGGCAACGAAGTTCGTAGAGAAGATAAAAGACCTTGTCGATGGTATATTGGTATCTAGCCCGGGCGACGTCGACGCTATAGGTGAAGCAGCCCGGCGGATAAAGAGAGAACTAGGTCTAAGTCTACGCTGA
- the gatC gene encoding Asp-tRNA(Asn)/Glu-tRNA(Gln) amidotransferase subunit GatC produces MKESTDIRNLAWLSRISLDEEEAEELKRRTMKARKLIDVLLEARLEGVEPLYHPIDKEGLLRADEPSKSLDSEAALLNAAKTEKGFIVAPRTVEE; encoded by the coding sequence ATGAAGGAGAGCACTGACATTAGAAATCTCGCATGGCTTTCGCGTATAAGCCTAGACGAAGAGGAGGCCGAAGAACTCAAGAGGCGGACCATGAAGGCGAGGAAGCTTATTGATGTACTCCTCGAAGCACGACTGGAGGGTGTAGAGCCTCTATACCATCCAATAGACAAGGAGGGGCTCCTAAGAGCAGACGAGCCTTCTAAGAGCCTAGACAGCGAAGCCGCACTCCTTAATGCCGCAAAGACGGAGAAGGGGTTTATTGTGGCACCACGAACCGTAGAGGAGTAG
- a CDS encoding MBL fold metallo-hydrolase yields the protein MQRPLEAAAVLETGAIMLGSNIVADGHAPGFSVRVVTHIHQDHILDLKKSIREASFIAATPLTLDLLEVAGYRVPPSKRLALPYSVSVSVDGDVLTLRQANHVPGAAEIVVELSNGHRIGYTGDFKLPGTDILYELDVLVIDATYGVEEWVRPWQDEIDILLADVVQEGLMHGPVYIYGYYGKIEEIMLLLRRHDVDAPFLVNQRIGRSAAVLERHGYRVGDVVVDGTREALEVKRSGWYIGFRHYSSWRRRRMLPPSNGLRPVHVLLTGWEFREPLRRISPREWIVSFSDHADFRQLVSYVEEARPRMLIVDGYRGGRAAAYFASYVSKRLGIPATVQPSTERWTK from the coding sequence TTGCAAAGACCGCTAGAAGCCGCTGCTGTCCTAGAAACTGGCGCCATAATGCTCGGCAGCAACATAGTAGCAGACGGGCATGCGCCTGGATTCAGTGTACGGGTGGTAACACACATACATCAGGACCATATACTAGACCTCAAGAAGAGTATTCGTGAAGCATCATTTATAGCTGCTACACCGCTGACACTAGATCTCCTCGAGGTTGCAGGATATAGGGTTCCTCCGAGCAAGAGGCTCGCGCTTCCCTATAGCGTCTCTGTCTCCGTTGACGGTGATGTGCTTACACTCAGGCAGGCTAATCACGTCCCAGGGGCCGCAGAGATTGTAGTAGAGCTTTCAAATGGCCATCGTATAGGCTATACTGGTGACTTTAAGCTACCTGGTACAGACATACTTTATGAGCTCGACGTACTCGTAATAGATGCCACTTATGGCGTCGAGGAGTGGGTGCGCCCATGGCAGGACGAGATAGACATTCTCCTCGCTGACGTGGTGCAAGAAGGGCTGATGCACGGCCCTGTATACATATATGGCTACTATGGGAAGATAGAAGAGATTATGCTCTTACTCAGGCGGCACGACGTTGATGCACCCTTCCTGGTCAACCAGCGTATTGGTAGAAGTGCTGCTGTGCTTGAGCGCCATGGCTATCGAGTAGGGGATGTTGTGGTCGACGGTACTAGGGAGGCCCTGGAGGTCAAGCGTAGTGGCTGGTATATAGGGTTTAGACACTATAGTAGCTGGCGTAGACGGCGTATGCTTCCTCCGAGTAATGGGCTAAGACCGGTCCACGTGCTACTTACTGGATGGGAGTTCCGCGAGCCTCTCCGGAGGATTAGCCCGCGAGAGTGGATTGTCTCGTTCAGCGACCATGCCGACTTTCGACAGCTTGTAAGCTATGTTGAGGAGGCCAGACCGCGGATGCTCATAGTAGACGGCTACCGCGGTGGCCGGGCTGCCGCTTATTTTGCCTCGTATGTCTCCAAACGCTTGGGTATACCAGCTACTGTGCAGCCGAGTACTGAAAGGTGGACAAAATGA
- a CDS encoding protein-tyrosine phosphatase family protein: MPSFWGIVAPTLHSYEGYNMLFHEVFSVDENVAFSPMPDDSSLPYIAKEFNVVVAAVELHELAYDPARLSRLVKFIHIPVPDYAGPDLWQLYRGVREIARAASSGQKVLVHCLAGRGRSATLVAGYLVYRYGMSARRAIEVVRSVRPGAVESAWQRGALRGFEAALTLGDTVLEEYYGDERTGEALRLVGQLSEALKSVGLGSMWLAHSMVRYAVEAARGGTAGQDPVSKITEPLLAVLDFSRGFAEIEIERVENDYRVYLVCTSYVDFCDSFMDAVRTALSSVFRVRVNAEVLYE; this comes from the coding sequence ATGCCTTCTTTCTGGGGAATAGTAGCCCCGACACTGCACAGCTACGAGGGCTACAACATGCTCTTCCATGAAGTGTTTAGTGTTGATGAAAATGTGGCCTTCTCACCTATGCCGGATGACTCCTCGCTGCCATACATAGCGAAGGAGTTTAACGTAGTAGTAGCAGCTGTTGAGCTCCACGAATTAGCCTATGATCCTGCTAGGCTTAGCCGACTAGTCAAGTTTATTCATATTCCTGTGCCCGATTACGCTGGGCCGGACCTATGGCAGCTTTACCGCGGTGTGAGAGAAATCGCCAGAGCCGCTAGTTCCGGCCAGAAGGTGCTGGTGCACTGTCTAGCAGGCAGAGGCCGTAGCGCTACACTGGTAGCTGGCTACCTAGTGTACCGGTATGGCATGTCTGCGCGCCGAGCTATAGAGGTCGTACGGAGTGTACGGCCAGGGGCCGTGGAGTCTGCGTGGCAGAGGGGCGCGTTAAGGGGCTTTGAGGCCGCTCTAACGCTCGGAGACACCGTCCTCGAGGAGTACTATGGAGATGAGAGGACTGGTGAGGCTCTGAGACTCGTTGGCCAGCTGTCAGAGGCCCTCAAGAGCGTCGGGCTAGGCTCTATGTGGCTGGCCCACAGTATGGTGAGATACGCGGTAGAAGCTGCTAGGGGCGGCACGGCGGGCCAGGACCCGGTAAGCAAGATTACCGAGCCTTTGCTCGCTGTGCTTGACTTTTCCCGCGGATTTGCCGAGATAGAGATTGAGCGTGTTGAGAACGATTATAGGGTTTATCTAGTGTGTACTAGCTATGTGGACTTCTGTGACTCGTTCATGGATGCCGTCCGTACAGCTCTCTCTAGTGTCTTCCGTGTTAGAGTAAATGCCGAAGTTCTCTACGAGTAG
- a CDS encoding lactate utilization protein B, translating to MLADTLRNIYRALGDPALQESLARVAASNERKVASVLERYPELVRLAREVEEAKRIIISRLDEYIEAAMESLRRVRANPYLAESAEEARELVARIVGRGKLVVMSKSMVAEEIGLRERLEMDGNEVWETDLGQLLVQLEGGKPMHTIAPAIHMSRNAVARLLSEKLGVDISSSSPEELVASIREFLRAKLTTADVGITGANAIAADTGAVLLVENEGNIRLVAGIPRKHIVVAGVDKILPSLVDAFKAVIVQAAYAGLYPPTYVNITAGPSSTADIELQRVYGVHGPHEVHVVLVDNGRRKAARHPLLSEQLRCVRCGRCQLECPVWQHTANHWGGRVYGGPMGLGWTAITENLSLAAGAAMLCLQCQRCDTVCPMRIPLSRIALWLKRHYTRTVMVTNN from the coding sequence TTGCTAGCTGATACCCTCCGGAATATATACAGAGCGCTAGGAGACCCGGCTCTCCAGGAGAGCCTTGCACGAGTAGCTGCGAGCAACGAGAGGAAAGTAGCTAGCGTGCTGGAGCGCTATCCAGAGCTAGTGAGGCTTGCGAGGGAGGTCGAGGAGGCCAAGAGGATAATTATAAGCAGACTCGATGAGTACATAGAGGCTGCTATGGAGAGTCTTAGGAGAGTCCGGGCAAACCCGTATCTTGCGGAGAGCGCGGAGGAGGCCAGAGAGCTTGTGGCCCGTATTGTGGGCCGCGGTAAGCTGGTAGTCATGTCCAAGAGTATGGTTGCTGAAGAGATAGGTCTACGCGAGCGCCTAGAGATGGATGGCAACGAGGTCTGGGAGACGGACTTAGGCCAACTCCTGGTTCAGCTAGAAGGCGGCAAACCCATGCATACCATCGCACCGGCAATCCATATGAGTAGAAATGCTGTTGCCAGGCTACTGTCCGAGAAGCTAGGGGTGGACATCTCATCTTCTAGCCCAGAAGAGCTGGTAGCATCCATACGCGAATTCCTAAGAGCAAAACTCACTACGGCCGACGTTGGGATTACCGGCGCTAATGCTATAGCCGCAGACACTGGTGCTGTCCTTCTTGTGGAGAACGAGGGCAATATAAGACTCGTGGCCGGCATACCTAGGAAGCACATAGTGGTTGCAGGCGTCGACAAGATACTTCCGTCCCTTGTAGACGCTTTTAAGGCCGTAATAGTGCAGGCCGCTTATGCCGGCCTCTACCCGCCGACATACGTGAACATTACCGCCGGGCCTAGCAGTACAGCCGATATAGAACTCCAACGTGTTTACGGTGTACATGGACCCCATGAGGTACATGTAGTCCTCGTTGATAACGGCCGTAGAAAGGCTGCTAGACACCCCTTACTATCCGAGCAACTACGCTGTGTGCGTTGTGGACGTTGCCAGCTAGAGTGCCCTGTATGGCAGCATACCGCTAACCACTGGGGAGGACGGGTCTATGGAGGCCCTATGGGGCTAGGCTGGACAGCAATAACGGAGAACCTCTCGCTCGCCGCGGGAGCTGCGATGCTGTGCCTACAGTGCCAGCGCTGCGACACAGTATGTCCCATGAGGATACCACTGTCTAGGATAGCTTTGTGGCTCAAAAGGCACTACACCCGGACAGTCATGGTTACAAACAACTAG
- a CDS encoding (Fe-S)-binding protein, protein MRAVDVDSILSIMAENTLRTGLPVPAPRDIAYRWAKPLDLPRSGRVFLYTGVMYQLMPYIKSLVAVLEQLEDSRLARVLRLAASSRLTGLAGAVIRPDRREVELAENILASIARLLARAGVDYAYLYEDDMYTGVILYDMGLEDAFQKHAAKVHDRLQRRGVEKLITVDPHTTYMLRHVYPEYIDGFDVEVVNYLEVLDEALAGKALLAPGKQRDTVVVHDPCLYARALGVVEQPRRLLEAAGVTVLEPRRSGKMTYCCGGPVEALSPRLAARIASTRLNELREKASTIVTMCPICYVSLSRVASGETIVDISLVLSKTLLRGKEV, encoded by the coding sequence GTGAGAGCCGTGGACGTGGACTCTATTCTATCGATTATGGCTGAGAATACTCTACGCACCGGGCTCCCTGTACCAGCGCCGCGCGATATAGCTTATCGCTGGGCTAAGCCGCTGGATCTGCCTCGTAGTGGCCGTGTATTCCTCTACACTGGTGTCATGTACCAGCTTATGCCGTATATAAAGAGCCTTGTGGCTGTTCTAGAGCAGCTGGAGGACAGTAGGCTGGCCAGGGTTCTCAGGCTGGCAGCGTCTTCGAGGCTGACTGGACTTGCTGGAGCAGTCATCCGGCCGGATAGGAGGGAGGTGGAGCTCGCAGAGAACATTCTCGCGTCGATAGCTAGGCTGCTGGCTAGAGCTGGGGTAGACTACGCGTACCTCTATGAGGACGACATGTATACTGGTGTTATACTGTACGATATGGGGCTAGAGGACGCCTTTCAGAAGCACGCAGCGAAGGTGCACGACAGGCTACAGAGACGCGGTGTAGAGAAGCTGATAACGGTGGATCCCCATACTACCTATATGCTGCGTCACGTCTACCCGGAGTACATCGACGGCTTCGACGTGGAGGTTGTGAACTACCTAGAGGTTCTCGATGAGGCTCTTGCAGGTAAAGCGTTGCTGGCGCCAGGGAAGCAGAGAGACACTGTAGTCGTGCATGATCCATGTCTCTACGCCAGGGCCCTGGGTGTTGTGGAGCAGCCGCGACGTCTCTTAGAGGCTGCTGGTGTTACTGTGCTGGAGCCGCGGCGTAGCGGCAAGATGACTTACTGCTGTGGTGGTCCTGTTGAAGCTCTCTCACCTAGGCTGGCTGCAAGGATAGCATCCACGAGGCTGAATGAGCTCCGAGAAAAGGCGTCCACTATTGTGACTATGTGCCCTATATGCTATGTTAGCCTTTCGAGGGTAGCCAGTGGCGAGACTATAGTTGACATATCTCTTGTTCTCTCGAAAACGCTTCTCCGCGGCAAAGAGGTGTGA
- a CDS encoding (Fe-S)-binding protein → MTGLRETALREAQRCLYCGFCEAVCPTLPHGVHRGYGPRGRVAIALQLLASEAPVSGEALASIFSCLMCRACTTKCPISVDVAGIVRVVRVLRNRGELLPGSPIEVAIRG, encoded by the coding sequence GTGACGGGTCTCCGGGAGACTGCACTCCGAGAAGCCCAGCGTTGTCTCTACTGCGGGTTCTGCGAAGCTGTATGCCCTACCCTTCCTCACGGTGTTCACCGCGGTTATGGTCCTCGAGGCCGTGTTGCTATAGCGCTCCAGCTGCTCGCCAGCGAGGCCCCGGTCTCCGGCGAGGCTCTTGCATCCATCTTTTCATGCCTCATGTGTAGAGCGTGTACGACTAAGTGCCCTATTTCCGTGGACGTTGCCGGTATTGTGAGAGTTGTCCGCGTTCTCCGCAATCGCGGTGAGCTGCTACCTGGGTCCCCCATAGAGGTGGCCATTCGGGGGTGA
- a CDS encoding FAD-binding oxidoreductase, with protein MNTVGEKLQRLLGKDKVVTDPTIVRLYSREATGLEPDSLPTAVVLAENASDVSRLLAFAYQHDIKVYPQGSATSLSGSALPSDGVVLSLERMNRVKHVSVVDGIAVTEPGVRIDDLNIELARYGYMFPVDPASSSVATVGGAVNSGAGGMRGAKYGTMRGWVLGLEIVLPDENGTVMRVGCKTVKCRQGYDLVRLIVGSEGTLAVVTEATLRIIPAPEAVVTVLAFFDKLADLVEAAVEIKEERLQPLIMEFMDNCTVERAVEFLGWPQKVAGHMLLVSVDVNREATSRVLAQLENIMRRSGASLVYTAGSLDEANRRGLFDLRRSLFPAQVALARSLTGSERVLVYIEDIAVPPSRLAEAVEGLRRLEEKYGLPMMLGGHIGDGNLHPAVGFDPEDADAKRRVEAWFFDVMKLAVELGGTVSAEHGIGVMKKDGLRMELESLGSLKALELMRMIKRVFDPKGILNPGKVV; from the coding sequence ATGAATACTGTTGGCGAGAAGCTGCAAAGGCTACTTGGCAAGGACAAGGTTGTAACTGATCCCACTATAGTGAGGCTGTACTCCCGCGAGGCTACAGGCTTAGAGCCTGACAGCCTTCCCACCGCCGTGGTTCTGGCGGAGAATGCATCCGATGTGTCTAGGCTTCTTGCTTTCGCATACCAGCATGACATCAAAGTCTACCCGCAAGGGTCTGCTACGAGTCTCTCGGGGTCCGCCCTACCCTCAGACGGTGTTGTACTCAGTCTTGAGAGAATGAACAGAGTGAAGCACGTAAGCGTAGTTGACGGCATAGCTGTTACTGAGCCCGGTGTAAGGATCGACGATCTCAATATAGAGCTTGCCAGGTATGGATATATGTTTCCCGTGGATCCTGCTAGCTCGTCTGTTGCCACGGTAGGCGGTGCGGTGAATAGTGGAGCTGGTGGAATGCGGGGAGCCAAGTATGGTACTATGAGGGGTTGGGTGCTGGGCCTCGAGATAGTCCTACCAGACGAGAATGGCACCGTTATGCGGGTTGGGTGCAAGACTGTTAAATGTAGGCAAGGCTATGATCTCGTAAGGCTTATTGTTGGCAGCGAAGGCACACTCGCTGTTGTTACCGAGGCTACTCTCCGCATAATACCTGCGCCCGAGGCTGTTGTCACTGTACTAGCCTTTTTCGATAAGCTAGCTGACCTCGTGGAAGCTGCCGTGGAGATCAAGGAGGAGAGGCTCCAGCCGCTGATAATGGAGTTTATGGATAACTGCACCGTTGAGAGGGCTGTAGAGTTTCTCGGCTGGCCTCAGAAAGTAGCAGGCCACATGCTCCTTGTAAGTGTAGACGTTAACCGTGAGGCTACCAGTAGGGTGCTTGCACAGCTAGAGAACATTATGCGGAGGAGCGGTGCCAGCCTTGTCTATACGGCAGGAAGCCTAGACGAGGCTAACCGTAGAGGTTTATTCGATCTCCGTAGAAGCCTCTTCCCTGCACAAGTAGCTCTTGCACGAAGCCTTACAGGTAGTGAGAGGGTGCTTGTCTATATTGAGGATATTGCTGTTCCTCCTTCCCGTCTCGCCGAAGCTGTTGAGGGGCTGCGTAGGCTCGAGGAGAAGTATGGTCTACCCATGATGCTTGGAGGCCATATAGGTGACGGCAATCTGCATCCTGCTGTAGGCTTTGACCCAGAGGATGCCGATGCGAAGAGGAGGGTTGAGGCGTGGTTCTTCGATGTTATGAAGCTTGCTGTGGAGCTGGGTGGGACTGTTAGCGCCGAGCATGGTATCGGCGTTATGAAGAAGGACGGGTTGAGGATGGAGCTGGAGTCTCTTGGCTCTCTTAAGGCTTTGGAGTTGATGAGGATGATTAAACGCGTGTTCGATCCGAAGGGGATACTGAATCCGGGGAAGGTGGTGTAG
- a CDS encoding chromatin protein Cren7 — protein sequence MACEKAVKVRDPTTGKEVELVPIKVWQLAPRGRKGVKIGLFKSPETGKYFRAKVPDDYPICS from the coding sequence ATGGCTTGTGAGAAGGCTGTGAAGGTTCGTGACCCGACTACTGGTAAGGAGGTAGAGCTAGTACCCATCAAGGTGTGGCAGCTAGCCCCCAGGGGCAGGAAGGGCGTAAAGATAGGCCTATTCAAGAGCCCAGAGACCGGCAAGTACTTCCGCGCTAAGGTGCCAGACGACTACCCAATATGCAGCTAA
- the ahcY gene encoding adenosylhomocysteinase, with the protein MPGHVGGVRGTVASRVKDPALAEKGMLQIEWAEMHMPVVAKFIRERFVREKPLQGVRVGAVLHVTKETATLVRTLAAGGAEVRLAASNPLSTQDDVAAALAREENIEVCAWRGMNEEEYFSCIRWVAEWRPNIVIDDGGDLHAMLHKEYPEIADGVWGGTEETTTGVIRLRAMEKDGVLKYPAIAVNDARTKMMFDNRYGTGQSTIDGILRATNILFAGKVVVVAGYGWVGRGIALRARGMGARVIVTEVDPIKALEAVMDGFDVMSMKEAARYGDVFITATGNKKVIRREHIEVMKDGAILANAGHFNVEIWVPDLEEMAVAKREVRPYVTEYRLADGRRIYLLAEGRLVNLVAAEGHPSEVMDMSFANQALAAEYLVRNRGKLEPKVYVVPREIDEEVARLKLKAMGISIDELTGEQKEYLSSWQL; encoded by the coding sequence ATGCCTGGCCACGTAGGAGGTGTAAGGGGCACGGTGGCGAGCAGGGTGAAGGACCCAGCTCTAGCGGAGAAGGGTATGCTCCAGATAGAATGGGCAGAGATGCACATGCCGGTAGTAGCCAAGTTCATCAGAGAGAGGTTTGTCCGCGAGAAGCCGCTTCAGGGCGTGCGTGTTGGCGCGGTTCTCCACGTGACCAAGGAGACGGCCACGCTGGTCCGCACTCTGGCTGCTGGCGGTGCAGAGGTCCGGCTAGCTGCAAGCAACCCGCTAAGCACACAGGACGATGTCGCAGCCGCTCTCGCGCGCGAGGAGAACATAGAGGTCTGTGCATGGCGCGGGATGAATGAGGAGGAATACTTTTCGTGTATCCGCTGGGTGGCTGAGTGGAGGCCAAACATAGTTATAGACGATGGCGGCGACCTACACGCGATGCTCCACAAAGAGTACCCGGAGATAGCTGATGGGGTTTGGGGAGGCACGGAGGAGACTACTACTGGTGTGATAAGGCTTCGCGCCATGGAGAAGGATGGTGTGCTAAAGTACCCGGCTATAGCTGTCAACGATGCCCGCACTAAGATGATGTTCGACAATAGGTATGGTACCGGGCAGAGCACCATAGACGGCATACTAAGGGCAACCAACATACTCTTCGCGGGCAAGGTGGTAGTAGTCGCTGGCTACGGCTGGGTTGGCCGCGGCATAGCTCTCCGCGCACGGGGCATGGGCGCCCGCGTCATAGTCACCGAGGTGGACCCGATAAAGGCTCTAGAGGCTGTCATGGATGGCTTCGACGTAATGTCGATGAAGGAGGCTGCCCGCTACGGTGACGTGTTCATAACAGCGACGGGTAACAAGAAGGTGATACGCCGGGAGCACATCGAAGTGATGAAGGATGGTGCTATACTAGCTAACGCTGGCCACTTCAACGTAGAGATATGGGTGCCTGATCTCGAGGAAATGGCGGTAGCGAAGCGGGAGGTGAGGCCCTACGTCACCGAGTACCGGCTAGCAGATGGCCGCAGGATATACCTGCTAGCAGAGGGCCGCCTAGTGAACCTAGTAGCAGCCGAGGGCCACCCCAGCGAGGTAATGGACATGAGCTTCGCGAACCAGGCGCTCGCAGCAGAGTACCTAGTCAGGAACCGCGGCAAGCTGGAGCCAAAGGTCTACGTGGTACCCAGGGAGATAGACGAGGAGGTTGCACGCCTCAAGCTAAAAGCCATGGGGATAAGCATAGACGAGCTAACCGGGGAGCAGAAAGAATACCTATCCAGCTGGCAGCTCTAG